A stretch of DNA from Primulina tabacum isolate GXHZ01 unplaced genomic scaffold, ASM2559414v2 Contig854, whole genome shotgun sequence:
TTATAATTTATACCAACCTACAAAGTAAGGGGTAGCCCCAAACCGACTAATTTCCAAGTAATATGTCTTACTATCGGATCTCATTATCCAGAAAGAGTTCTGGCCCAACCAATTGAAAGCCCACGCTATTTAAACATTGTCATGGGCCATTGGACCCACCTcgtatgtaaaataaaaatagtcTTGGCAAATATCTACGTAATTGTcttgtttaaattataaaagatataGCATAGTTGAAATTTAAATGTCTACAAATATTAAGGGTGCTCAtatacattatttaaaatatagcatAAGATAATTTAATACAAGTATTTgtgctaaaaaaaattttgacccgataGATTTAGCTCAGGTCCAATAGGATAAAATTACTTGACGAAGCCCAAAACAGTGACAGATGAATCCCGCCAGTTATCCAGAGAAATTTTGAGCGAGTAAAATAGAGGACAAGAAAAGAAATCGTGAATATTGGCAGAAATTGGAGGAACTCTCCATAGGTGAAACAAAAggaaaacatcagtagattgagaAAACACGTCTCAACACTCCAGAAACTTGCAATCACACtgcaaaaatctctaaattttatgttcaagtttttttttttatcaattttcaAATGCTTTATGCATTTTTCATTCCtgtttttaaaaagtttattgTAAATTTCCATATTTTGTGAATTCTTCGTGATTTATGAATATATAatcatgtcagaaatttatttcttAAACATTCAACTTTATTTTATTCTTGTCCTTTGTTTTGGTGAGTTTAATAGCTTAACATATGATTATTAATGATTAAGTTTGGAATTCATAATCATTTTGTTCAAGatgttagtttttttttttttttagtttttacaCAAACTGATTCACTTACACCTGACACGCCCACAAGCTACAAATTTTATATGAGCAAAATTGGCATATCCGGTGAGAGAAAAATGTATTCCGTCGAAAAGACGAAACAATCAAAGAAAGTGAAGAGAGTGGAAGTTCCAACAAATTTTGAAGAAGATAATGTTGAAAGAGTTGCACATGAAGTTCCAGTTCAAGATATGATTTAATCATTTGAAGGCCAATTCATGGCCATGAACATTTAAGGAAACTCATGTGACTAAATACAAATACACGAGAAAGTAATGTAGGAATTATATGGTCGATATTATGACAAATTGGTCGCCTAGATTTCACAACTTTATCTGGATTACATAGATATGAATAACCCATGTCCTAAGGGTTATAAAACGTCTGAATTCATCTGTTCTTTGTACAAGACAATAAATCTTGCATATAGGCAGATTCACTATCCAACATGGGGAGTTGGCTAATCTAGAGAATTTCGCCAACTTAAAACTCATGTTATTTGTCTACTCACTCATTGGTATAACTTTTTTTGGTATACCTCTTtgcctaaaaattattttaacatgGCAAGAATGGAAAGGCAATttcgcaaattttttttttatatagaaatgAGCCAGAAGTGTAAATTGCTGATTTTATATAGAATCACACAAAGAAGTGGGGAGTCTGGTTGAATTGTATattgataaattaaaaaaaatttgaaaaatagttGCAATGTTTTCTTTCCAGATATAGAATTTATGAAAATAGGCCAGAAAGATTGAGTTTATTTGAACTAAGAAACAAGTTTTTAGGGGCGGAAGTTCCGGGATTCTTTGAGTTGACTACTAAAGTGACCAAATGTGAGGAATTACTAAATGAGGATCTAACTTCCACGAAgtattcttatttagcttctattctccattcccTTATTGTATCTGCTTTTATAtctgattgattgcctgtgatttcgggaacgaaatcgtatcttagggcgGGAGAAATATAATGCCCGAGATTGCTGTGTTGTTAATTCTGAAATGATTCGTTAATTaatgatgtgattatagacggaacagatcagaccgggagagccgaaaagAATATTGATCTATGTGTGAGGATaagctctcgcgcatatgcgcgaccgcgTCTCATATGAAAACTACTATTAGTTAATTTCCTATTAAATATTGCTATCGATTTTTTTGCTcctcaatttttaaaattttgtccataaattttatataatattaagaTTGTGTccgatttaaaaaatttattctctTATTTCTACAAGGACTCTATTAAGAGATGCACCTTGAAGAATGAAATGGATCTTGCACATAAATAACTTCGTGAggtgtattcaattcagagttttaattacttaaatgaCTTTTTCAAACGatagatttttatggatttgatagatttttattgacttttacagaatctcacagatttataaCAGATTTATGTGAATTCATGTAGACTTTTTTTGCAAtatttttatagacttttgtgaatttttttaaagaatttaaaatttgtacttaattatatcatattattttttattatttcttgaacaataattaattaacatatataacatattcagtttaaaatatttttttcaaaatttatattaataaatgaatttatgtatttaaaagttaaatcattaattcttatatgtgtatatatgtggGTTGTATGCAtgcttataaattttttttaaaataaatcaattgaTAATCTGTAAATTTGtgtttaaattgataatatacatgtgaaaagaatatttgtgtgaatataattttgtataaaatatcatagcttacatattaattgaaattgaaaatgataaaaagaatttaaaaaatcgtGGTTGGTGCGaggctattcaattattaagaattaagcgatattttttggatcatctttATTATTACtgcatattacattaatttgtataattcataaattaaaaatcacaaaatcaattatggaatttaaaatttcctatgatattaaaataaaaaattattaatgaaCAATCaagccaaaaaatgaaaaataaaaaaaagaaagatgaaaatatatatagagatatacttccaaaatttgagagagtaaATAGAAATAGAGGAGgagaaaataagaaaagagATAAACagcttgtgtatgagttagaagttttaaaaatccatccaaatcttgggttgaaccaaatacaatttttgacaatttatagttgtactttaggttttaatgtttgtatgttgattaattccatgaagttattaaaagtgtattgaaaatttgaatacctataaacttttatagagtttttaaaagtcaatgttgaataccacttgactttttaaaactctataaaagtctattttgaataccacTAGACTTCTATATAGTATGTAAAGTCTAAGTGAATacatctagatttttaaaatctataaaagtcattaaaatcaatattaagatttttatataaATCCGATTTTCCTGGATACTGtggttttttttattgattattagtTTTTTTAATTCTTTCCATTAGAGATTTATTCGAATTAGTATTTCGACTTTGAGAATTAGGGGGTTTTATGAATTTGGTATTtgtgaaaaattaaaatgacgggtcttttttattttaagtttttgcaCGAAATTGGATTGAAATTAGGGATTCTATTTGGTTTTAGGAAAGTTTTGTGGACTTGATGTGACTTTTTATCATTACTTTTAACCCTTAAATCGAGAGAAGGACCAACttgatcaaaattttgaaacatttAGATTTGACCAAATTGGCTCTTCCGTCGATTTGAAAGTTAAAACTAATGGTAAAAAGTCATGTGCCATTCATGTCTCCAAAACCCCCTAAAACCTCAGAATATAATTCCTATTTTCAATCCAATTTCGTGCAAAAATGTTAAAGAAAGAAGACTCATCATTTTAAGCAACAAAAGATTTATTCTTCCTaacaaaaatgaaatttaatcaACATAGCTGCCACAAAAATTTAGTTAATCTACGGCTTTAGTTTtcacaaaattcaaaataataattacttTATGTCCTCGTGCGTGCCTAGACACAGATGTCTAATGATTATATTTAGACCAATTCTATTTTATGTGATTCAATAATACAATTGATTTTTAACAAACTTATCGtgctaaattttaatataaatatttatatatgatttttgtcttaaatatttaaaattaacttactaaatattaattggatatataaaaattaaattattaatatatatacacaagcaTATATCATCATTAAATTATGGGAATAGGTCTTATGTGCAATACGATcttattgatatatataaattatatgggTCGACCCTGATCCACATTTGtagtgaaataaattactttGATATAAAAACAGTATCTTTCACTCAAATCATCATATATTACTCAATATACTttagatataaaaaataatatttttcgctTAAATCAATAAGAttacataatatttatatataaaataacaaaaaattatattttacagTGAAATAATACTCATGCCAAAAAGTAATGCTATTCATGAGTCATTCGGGTCGGAAATCCGTCTCAAAATtgtcacataaatttttatataaattatatcgCTTCAAATCTAAAAAGATTATGTGTTTATCTACTTTAGAAGATAACTTAAAGTCAAATAAGCATCCTAATAAAGGATAATTAAGTAAGAAAACACCAGATATTCACCAAATAAACCTTACTTAATTACTGTTTAACTTATACTTCTGTTagcttattatttttaattttctcttttttttaatgaaatttatatataatagaatatataaataaaaagtaataagtaCATAAGTAAATATTCGGTGAGACACGGGTACAAGTCGGCAATTGGATTTTATGATCCACCTACGAATAGTTCTGAAGTGTACTTAAAAAGTTGGTGGAAATTCTTGTGGTCTCTTTCGATACCCCATAAAGTCTGTATCTTCTGGTGGCGGGATTTTGCATAATATAATCCCTACATCAGGTAATCTGCTGGTACATCATATCCCTACCATTGGAACATGTCCATTATGCCACTTTGCTTATGACTCATCTAGTCACGCTTTGTTCTCATGCCCAGCGATCAGAAGTTGCTGGAAAGATACTAGTTATTGGCCATTTCTAAAGATAGTACGAATGATGGAGGTGTTTGATATTACTTTATGGATGAAGAGCAAACTTAACAGAAAGGATTTTGAATTCTTTGCCACAAGAACTTATGCAGTATGGATGGAGAGACTTAGAACAGTACATAACAATGATTCTAAGAAGAAGGGTATTAATGTCGAATGGTGCGAGACCATGCTCTGCGGTTACCAAGAGGCGAGAACATCCATGCTAATTTCAGCAAGCAGAAGAGAGAACATATATCATCACCGAGTCGATGGATAGCACCACCAATCAACCAATTGCGTTTGGACGTAGATGCAGCTTATAATGTCAATTCCAATCGATATGCAATCGGCGGTGTTGTGCGAAATCACGAGGGCCAGACATTGCTAGCTTTTGGGAAGCAAATTACTAAACCACCATCTATAGTAGCCGCTGAACTTATTGCAATTGAGGAAGGATTTCAAATGACTCAGACTCAAAATTTGAGGATAAACCAGATTACATCGGATTCTCTGATGGCAGTGCAAGCGACTCACTAGTCCAGCAGAGGACTTTGGATACACTGGGGCCTTTCCAACAAAGATTAGGAATTTATTGGCAACTCATGCCCATTTAGAATGAGAACATGTCTTGCGCACCGCAAATGGTGTTGCGCACGTTAGCCTCTTTTGCTATTTCATCTCCCTCACCTTTCGTGTGGATTTGTGGAGAGTTTCCTGTTtggttagtaaagcttataatCGAGTATCTTACtttgttttgaataaaattacaagtttttctgtcaaaaaaaaaatgaatgaatGTATATACACAAAAACACAAACTAATTCACAATTTCTTCCTGTAAAAGAAAGAGCTTCTTCCTTCTCCACTCTTCACCatcacacacaccacacacacacacacacacacatatataatgagtaggtctcttgtgagacggtctcatgaataacccaaataaccgatattcacaataaaaagtaatacttttagcataaaaaataatattttttcatggatgacccaaataagagatccgtctcacaaaatacgacccgtgagaccgtctcacacaagtttttgccatatataattgtatatatacatacatcacTGATCAATTACTCGTATATTTTCTGAGATTTCTACCCAATTCAAAGGTTTGTTTAtttaatatgtatatttttgaattacgaaatatatattttatttcatttgtttctCGATTCACTGTTTCATACGGTAGATTTTTTGAACAACTTGAACACAACTGTTTTGAACAATCctattatcaaagtttttctggaatgttcatgaaatgttaaattctaTTTTGTTCTATTAATTTGTCCAAAATATTCCAAATTGCAGTTTTAGTGATATAAGTAGGTCAGTGTATTCGTTTAAACTTTTTTTCGTTGGACTATTGATATGATGtcgaaaaattatgatataacaCTGAAACTTGCTATCATGTCCGGCTTATAAAATGAAAATAGGGAACAATTTATTGGAGTAAAACTGCAAATTTAAAGTTTCTTGGACGAAAAATAGACTATGGACAATCCATCTAGATGCAATTACTTGAGCTAAAAGATTTCTGATTATTTAGTACTTCACTGATAAGTAActaattattgttattttattatttttatttttattattatcaatcAGGAATTCAATAGGTAAAATTCCGCAAATAACGAGGAGAAATaactaattttccaaaaatattattatagctatataatttaaaaaggaaCGTTTCGGGGGTAGCAGATGGATTCATTGCCTATTTAATGAATGAGAACTTCTTTTGTTTCCTTATAAttcgatcaaaactttaaattgcTTCTTCGACTTGAATTAGGATACTTTGCAACTGGTAAAAGATTTCTGCGAATGATTGAAGGGAGACTCAAGAGTCCGAAAAATATCGTAGCAGGCGAAAATATTGATTCGCGGCCTTCAATGGTTGAGTTATCCAAGTATCTGAAACCCATTCCTGTGAAAACTAGAACCATTCGCCAACAGATATGGCCGCCGCCTGTTCTTGATTCTCCGGGCGTTTCGAGTCGCGATCAGGATAACAATCATTATCCGCAAGTTTTGGGTTCTGAAGCAAGTGTACAGCCTGATCTTCTTGATTCTTGTCGAGGTTCGAGTTCTGGGGAGGAGGAGAAGGAAAAGGAGAAGGAGAAGGAGAAGGGGAAGAAGTTAGGGTCCGGTGATGATTCTGAAAAGTTGAAGCGAAAATTAGAGGAAACTGAGAATGGGCCTGGAAGGGGTGATAATAAGATTCAAAAAACTGATTCTGGGGTGGATTATCCAAAAAATACGGACACGGATCATGATGGAGAAACCAGAGAACCAGAGATCGATATCAGGAATTCAACTTCATCCAGGGTGCGGGAGGGAAGTACAGATGATCAACCCGCGGATATCAAAAACCGGGTAACCTCTTCTCCTGCGGCACCGAATACCCCCAAAATATACGCTTGCAGTTTCTGCAGCAAAGCGTTTTCGAGTCACTTGGCATTGGGTGGCCACAAATCGAGTCACAACAAGTTCAAGATGGTAATCTACAACGCCATTGATCACAGACGTAAGAAGCAATATATCACCAATACATGTCATCAAGAAACTGGCAAAATTGCTTCGAGTGAGAAAAATATTGCAGCAACCCCAGAATCAGTTGGTGATGAAAGAACACACACATGTAAGATATGTTTCGAGAAATTCCCATCTGGCCAAGCTCTCGGAGGTCACCAGAGACACCATTGGTCTGGTAATATGCCGGAGCAGAAGACACAATCTGCTACTAAAATCTTGGATTTTGATCTTAATGAGTTGCctaaagaagaaaatgaagatcctTCTTCAAAGTGTTGAATTCCGTAGGTCTGTGAGGTACAGTGATGggttacttttatttttttttctggtTTCCCTTTTAGGGTTTTGGCTTGAGTTAAACAATTAATCTATGCATTGAACTGGTTCTatgttgtttattttttttttattcaacgGGTTCGAGTGTTTTATCTaaatctaaaataaatttaatttctcaAGATTATCTGGGTCTTGGGGTTTCACTCTTAAGATCAAAAGTCAATTGGTTTAAGTACTCTTTCTTTTGCACTTGCGTTTTCTTTTCCATATGGAGAGTATGAATGCAGATACTTTCACAAGTTTTTATATGATATTCTTACTGATTTTGTAGTTATGGAATCATAGGAAATAGGAACATAGAAAGATATGTTcgataagtctcttgtgagattgtctcacgaatttttatttgtgagacggatcaaccttaccgatattcacaataaataataatactcttagcataaaaagtaatattttttcatggatgatccaaataagatatctatatcacaaaatacgactcgtgagaccgtctcacacaagtttttgtcatgtaTTAATGATGTTGAAGGATGCAACCTTGTATACCAAACTAGTTTATAATATCGCATTATCGGATTGAAACTGATGCATACAATTTTTTCtatcaattcaaatattttcttattggAACAAAAAGATTTCTGATTGGTAATTGTATGCAAGAAGAATTTAATGTCCGCGTTGGTATAAACAAATATTAATTCATTAGTCATGACCCGTAATCAAAAGTATTTTCCTTGGACGAGCCttttgaaatttcagaaattatcctcaaaaaagaaaattcagaaatcaataaaaaaaaggaGATACAAACATTATCGGAACAAACATCACCATGAATTCTAATATAATATTGGGAATACTGTAAcaaaattctagtaattaaatcgTTATGTTGaatatttactaaataaattcaattttagtaatttttagAAATAGTTGCATTATTTTAGCTTTGTTAGATATTAATTGTGACAATAATATTCAACATTGAGAATTTTTTGACTTatagttaaattaattaaattatttgttgttattgttgaattTATTCGGTCTTGTGAATATTCAATCATCTTAGgattttgaagaaaatttgaTAGTTGTTCAAAGTCGGTTTTGTATTTTGAGACTGGTAATAGTTTCAAACTAATGTTTTGGTTGCATTTTGTTGCACACAACTATTGATATATGCGTACATTGCaaccttgatttttaaaatttttgttcatGGTAATGTTTGTTTCTTTTGAATGGAATAAATTCTAGCTAATGAGCAGCTAGACTCCTCGTGGTGGTGCAGCAGTTGGAACATTATCGGAAAATGTCGTCGGAGCTCCTGTTCACGCTGGGGAACATGGCTGGAAAACATAAAGGACTTTGATCCTTACTCAATACGCCACAAATCAACCAAAGAACGAAGCAAAAATCGAACCAAGAAGCACACACTGAGACAGAGCCGCCAACCGTGATTGAATGCTCTGTTTTCTTCCGATTTCAGAACAGGAACGGAACATAGAGCTTGGGGAAATAGGTTTTTGGGTTTTAAGCTTCATCTCCGGCAGTTGGTGGCTCGACTCTGCGGCGGCAGTAGCTGGAAGAGGAGGGCGTCGGGCAGAGGGTTTGTGGATGGTTTGTTTCTTCCTTTTGGTAAgcatatataaatatgtattgTGTAATATGATACTGAAAATAGTAATTTGAGCTTAGttattatttgtatttatttagtaatattgtgctttttaattttttatgtattttatattgtttaaatatctgatatttaaaatattatttttaacatatttttaaattatttgacataataattattttaattaataacacaataatattaatcatatcaaataaatttaatatgtataataattattttaattaatcaacacaaaattttaattatatcaaattatcgaataataattttatattgccTTATATAACAAGAGATCGATACCAAATGATAGTAATAATTTTCCTTCCGAGATTCTTTTACTAGAACTGTGTTGTTGTTCTAGATTTTGGATTTTTGTTTGAATATCTTTTAGTGTtccaataattttttcttttttttccaaagattttttaaattttacgtGATATATAGTATAACTGATTGTCATACTATACCATCTTTTGTATCTCTCTAAGATCTCCGGAGAGTTTAGATGAATCTGACTATTTTTAGGAACATGTTATCTTGATTCATAAACTTATCTTAGGCTCTGATATGTCTCTATTTGTTCATGATGTCTAATCTTGATTAGATCTTCTCCCATCAAATATTCGaaagaattaaaataaatccattaaataattaattttaaacttatgttCGAATTCATACTTtcagaaaatctcatcctcgaATATTTAATTACacgataataataattttatatacttAAATCGGGTTTGATACTATTTCATGGTCCACCATACTAATgtcttaataaaatagaataaatgGTAGTTGAatagatattttgttaacattaGGGATCGATTGGGTTTTTACATCACAGGCAAATAAACAGAGTCTTGAGTCTCAGGACAGATATTGTATTATTGATTTTCTTTAAaggaagaaggatttttatttaatatggcTTCGAGGTCTCTCTCATTCGTAAATGTTTTTTTCACTACACAACTCAACACGAGATTCAAGCAAGCAATTTTTGAAGTAGAGTGCTACACTTAAAGTGTCTCAATGGTAATTGATGTGAAACTGAGAATTTGTACCCACACTTCAATATTGCAGTCAAGAATTCTTGCAGTTTACAAATGACAAAAAAACAACACTATGTGTATGTATGCACGTTAACTAGAAGATGTCATTCCTCCTCATCGCTAGACTCAATTTCGAGCGACTCCAACTTTTCATAAaaaccctctaactcctcctcGCCGAACCAATCGTTTCTCATCTGCGTCGAACCAGCAACAACAAACAACGTAGCGCCACCATGTTACGACATGATTCGCGAGCTTGCATCAATGGACAAAGTGAAGAAATAAAACATTTAACTCACAAAGTAAGGGTAGCCTTTATTGATGCTCAACTCTTGAGGAGCACTCTCCATGAAAAGATGTGTATAGTACAGAACAAAAACACCACATTCCTCACCATTTCTCTGCTGTGGAAcctgaatttcaatttttttttaagaaacagAGAACGTATACAGTTTAAGTCATTTATAAACGTTCATACTCGAGGACATTGCTACCTCGGGAACCAAAAGGGGAATGTCATTAATCAGCTTTATGTTCTCATGTCTATCCTGTGTTTCGAATATGTCCACGACGAAACTGTGAATTGTAAAAGCATTTTAAGTGAATCATGAAACATAAAGTGGGCATTTTAAAGTATCATCCATACTCAAAAGTACCTTCGTATAAGGGGCTCGAGTCTCATAGGATCCAACGCACGCAGCGAGTCGAGCAGCAGCATACATGGAGTCCTGGTTCCGGATTTCAGGCTTTCACCAAAGTGACACATGATCAAGAGATACCAGTGAGACCTAATAAAATAATGCATTGATTAGTCCGTACCGAATGGGACGCCCTTAAGGGCAGGCAGGCAATGCAAGGTTTTGTTGTAAGAAGGTTGCATACCACATGACAATGGGAACAAAAACATatgttttcgaaaatatgtTCTCCTTCTTGATCCAAGTCAGTACCCTATCTCTAAAACATTCGTTATTGTACATGCAAAACCATAGACAGTTTAAGTATGTGCACCGGTCCCTTTTCTCTTCTGGAGTATCCATCCATATTCTCCTACAAAATCACCAAATTTTCGcaaaactatatatatcttGGACTCAATGGCATTGTAAATTGATAAAACCATACCGGAAATAGCGATCGAAACACGTTGTCATACAACCTTCCGCGTAGGGCAGATTTTATCCTCGGAAATCTCCTTGGTAGCCCAAGAGAACGAAAGTTGTGGGAGACATCATTCCAATCACTTGAGACAGATCTTTTTTGTTTACATTTTCTATGAAGGTATGCACGTCTATTTGGGCACTCGTTCGGAATCCTTTCAATGGAAGACCCATCTGAAACAACCACATAGATCACGAGTCCACGGCGTTGTATCTTCTCAACAAACAAAaacaggaaaaataaaattagagaTTTTGCTAAGCAAGCCCTTTAATTAACTCAAAGTAAGACGATGAAACAGTGAGCGATTAAATCGATTCAAAGACAAAGAGGAAATCACACATCAGCACCACAAATCGATTCAAAAAGAAACAGAACAAGCCCGCATTTATGTGAAGAAGTAACAATCCAAAATCAAACCAACACGAAAC
This window harbors:
- the LOC142535172 gene encoding putative ubiquitin-like-specific protease 2A, whose amino-acid sequence is MDTPEEKRDRCTYLNCLWFCMYNNECFRDRVLTWIKKENIFSKTYVFVPIVMWSHWYLLIMCHFGESLKSGTRTPCMLLLDSLRALDPMRLEPLIRSFVVDIFETQDRHENIKLINDIPLLVPEVPQQRNGEECGVFVLYYTHLFMESAPQELSINKGYPYFMRNDWFGEEELEGFYEKLESLEIESSDEEE